One genomic segment of Spirochaeta cellobiosiphila DSM 17781 includes these proteins:
- the gpmA gene encoding 2,3-diphosphoglycerate-dependent phosphoglycerate mutase has product MKKLVLIRHGESQWNQENRFTGWTDVDLTEKGRGEAKSAGEYLQKEGFTFDVAYTSVLKRAIRTLWTVMDTMNLMWLPVNRDWRLNERHYGALQGLNKAETAQKYGEDQVLVWRRSFDTQPPALESSDERFPGKDPRYNGLKPDELPLTECLKDTIDRFLPLWNDTIAPDIKAGKNVLIVAHGNSLRALVKHLDGISDDDITGLNIPTGMPLVYELDDDLKPLKHYYLGDPAAVKKAMDAVANQGKAK; this is encoded by the coding sequence ATGAAGAAACTTGTATTGATACGACATGGTGAAAGCCAATGGAATCAGGAAAACAGATTCACAGGTTGGACCGATGTTGATTTAACTGAAAAAGGAAGAGGTGAGGCTAAGTCCGCTGGAGAGTATTTACAGAAAGAAGGATTTACCTTTGATGTAGCTTATACTTCTGTTTTAAAAAGAGCTATTAGAACTCTTTGGACCGTTATGGATACGATGAACCTAATGTGGCTTCCTGTGAATCGTGACTGGCGTTTAAATGAGAGACATTATGGTGCTCTTCAGGGACTTAACAAGGCGGAAACCGCTCAGAAGTATGGAGAAGATCAGGTTCTTGTCTGGAGACGAAGCTTTGATACTCAACCTCCTGCTTTAGAAAGTAGCGATGAACGTTTTCCAGGAAAAGACCCTCGTTATAATGGACTGAAACCGGATGAACTTCCTTTAACAGAATGTCTGAAAGATACCATAGATAGATTCTTACCTTTATGGAATGACACCATAGCTCCAGATATAAAAGCTGGCAAAAATGTTCTTATTGTTGCTCATGGTAATAGTTTACGAGCACTTGTTAAACATTTGGATGGTATATCAGATGATGATATTACTGGATTAAATATTCCTACTGGTATGCCCCTTGTTTATGAATTAGATGATGATTTAAAACCTCTAAAGCATTATTACCTAGGGGATCCAGCGGCTGTCAAAAAAGCTATGGATGCTGTTGCTAATCAGGGAAAAGCGAAATAA